Genomic DNA from Halobaculum sp. MBLA0147:
GGTAGTCGTGGAATGGAACGTCGCGAGTCAGTGCCCGCCAGTAGAGTTCCACCATCTCGGCGCCAGTCTCGGCGCTGTCGAAAGCCGGTGGGCCCGCGATCCGGAGCGTCGCGGTGGACCCTCCCGTCGGCAGATACGTCCACGCCGTCTCCGGCTGGACCAGCGGCTTCGAGTCGAAGCCGTCACCGACGAGCTCCGTCGGGTCGACGGTCACCGCGTCACCCGCCGCCTCGGTCGGCGGCTCGGCGTCCTCGTACGCCTGTGTAATCTCGGTAAAGTCGGTCGCCGTCCCACCGGACTCCGTCGCCGAGACGAGTTCTTCGTACGCCGTCGTCGTCGGGAGACCCGTCGCTGCGTCGTGTGCCAGCGACTTCCCGAACTTGGCCACGACCGCGTCTGTCGCGACCCGGTCGTTCGACGTGTGTGCGCTCGTGTCGGCGTCGACTACCAGTTGCTGGCGTGCGGTGTCCCGTCTAGTTTGGAACTCGTTGGTGGCACGCTTCTTGATCGTCGGGTCGGTGCCACCACTATCGTCGCGGCCGTCGCCGCTCCCGCCGTTACCATTCCCGTTTCCGTTTCCGTTTCCGTTTCCACCGCCGGGTGGATTGCCACTCGCCACGCCGGCCAAACCGGCTGTGGCGAGCCCCCGAAGCACCCACCGGCGAACGATTCCCCTGTGCTCGGCTGACGGCCCCGAACCGTCTGCTGGGATTCTGTCGGACATTGTTGTCGTTCGTTTCAGGCCCGACATCTACATCAACTAGCGACAGCAGATCTATCGCAGGGATATATATTATATTTGCTGAACACGATCACGGACACTGTGTGTAATGATGTGATACTCGGTAACGAATAATACAGCGATGTGTGTTTCCCGGACTTACGGCTGAGCGAACTGTACAGAACGTGGTGCTCGGCGAAACAGCCGACACACTCCGTCACCTGTAACGTTCGATACAAAACGTCGGTGTAGCGAACGGTTACACTGCAGGGAGACACGTACCGAGACGTGAACTCGTCCGATCGAACCGCGGCGAGACGCACTGCTCGTACACTGGAGACGGACGGCGCTCGAAGGCCGGTACGCGCAGACGGCACGATCCACGACCGATCCGAGCACGCTCTCGGAGGTGAGTGCCGTGTCTGAGGAGTCCGTGGCGACTCACCAACACCCGGTCGGGGAGCCGGAGACGACGTTCCCGTTGGAGCCGCCACTGACGGCCGGCGACCCGCGCGCGGAGGGCGAGTCCGACCAGCGTGCGCTGAGTGTGGGGTACGACTACGACGCCGTCGACCCGGCGCTGTTCGACCGACCGATCGGTACGGGAATCGACCGGTGGGCACCACTGCTCCCGCCACTCGCGGGGCCGGGACTCGACGCCGGTGGGACACCACTCGTGGAGGTCCCCGAGGTGGGATCCTGGGCGGGCCTCGACGGCACACTCTACGTGAAAGACGAGAGCCGCAATCCGACGTGGAGCCACAAGGATCGCCTGAACCGCGTCGTCACGAGCGCCGCGGTGCGTGCCGACGCCGACGGGATCGTCGTCGCGTCGACGGGCAACCACGGCGCCTCCGCGGCCGCCCACGCCGCACGGGCGGGACTCGACCGTGTGGTCTTCACGGTTCCGGGGACGCCGCCCGCGATGGAGGCGTTCGTGCGGTCGTACGACGCGGCGGTGTTCCAGGTCGGCGAGCACGACCAACTGGTCCGGTTCGTCGACGCGCTCGCGGAGCGTGGCTTCCACCCGGCCACCAGTCGGACGCGTGTCCACACCGGGCACCCGTACGGCCCGGAGGGGTACAAGACGATCGCCTACGAGACGGTGGGCCAGTTGGGCGGGGTGCCGGCGGCCGTCGCCGCGCCGACCGCCTTCGCCGAACTGCTGTACGGCGTCTGGAAGGGATTCCGGGAGCTGGCGGCGCTCGGCGTCGTCGAGACCACACCGCAGATGATCGCCTGCGAGCCGGCGACGCAAGCCGCGCTCTCCGCTGCCCGCGAGCGCGAGCAGCCACTCGTCGAGATCGACGCCGGCCCGTCCGAGGCACACTCGATCGGCGGCTCGCGGAGCACCCACCGCGGATACTTGACACTCGAAGAGAGCGACGGACTCGCCGTCCCGGTGCCGGAGGCGACGACCACGGAGGCACAGGAGCGCCTCGGCGAGAGCGGGTTCTGGCAGGAGTTCTCGGCTGCGGCGGGCGTCGCTGGACTCCGCGAACTCGGCGCCACGTTCGACGGCCCCGTCGTCGCCCTCGCCTGTTCGAGTGGGTACAAGGACGGCGTCGACTGGAGTGCACCCACGCTCGCGCCGGACGCCGTCGTCGCCGACGTGGTGGACAGAGCCGAGGCGGAGTACGGGGTCTCGATCGGCTCCTCGTCGGCGGACCGGTGATCGGCCCCTCGTCGGCGAGCGAGTGATCAGCTCCTCGTCGGCGGGCGAGTGATCGACGGCGACGGTGAGCGACCCCTGTGTAGTCGACCGGTGTGTCGGAGCCCGGTCTGGTCACTCCCGAGTTCGGAGGTAGAAGAAGACGTACGTCTGTGCGTACCCCGCGTACTCGCCGCCGAACTGTTCGCGGATCGCCCGCGAGGTGTCCGTGTAGGTCCCCCTGTCACACTCGGGGAAGTAGTCCCCGATCGCGGTCCTGATCCAAGTGTCCAACGGGACAGCCTCCAGGAAACCCAGCGAGAACAGCAACACGCAGTCGCTCACCTTCTCGCCGACGCCGACGAACTGGGTGAGGTACTCGCGGGCGTCCTCGTAGGCCATCGTCGCCGCCGTCGCCGGGTGTGCCTCTCCGTCGGCGACCAACTCCGCCGTCCGCTGGACGTACGGCGCGCGGTAGCCCAGAGAGAGGTCACGGAGTTCGTCCTCTGTGCGGGCGGCCAACTGCTCGGGGGTCGGGAAGGCGTGGTACGTCTCCCCGTCGAAAGTGATCGGGTCGCCGAACGACTCCGCGAGGCGCATCTGCATCCCGTGGATGCGCGAGACGCGCATCTGTGCCGAGCAGATGAACGAGATCAGACACGGGAACGGCGGGTCGCGGACGAGTCGCATCCCGTGGAAGGCGTCGTACGCGTCCGCCAACAGCGGCAGGTCGGGCGTCGCGTCGAGGATCGCGTCCAGGTCGTCGTCGAGTCGGAGCAGGTGCGTCAACAGCCGCTCCGCGTCGCAGTTCGACTCCCACTCCAGTCGCGCGTCCGGGTCGTCCGCGTCGCCCACCTGACGGACACGGACGACCGCCGGCTCTGGGACGAGCGGCTCGTCGTCGCCGGGCGGCGCGAACGGGCGGACGACGGTCTCGTACCAGTGGTCGCCACCCCGTGCCGCCGGCTCCTCGTACATGTTCCCGTCCGCGCGGTCCCACAGGTACGTCTGGCCGCTCTCGACGGTCGCCTGGAGGTCGAACGGTCCGTCGATCTCCGCGAGCGGGACGACTCCGGTCTCCATCGTCCGTCCCAAGAGTGCGGCTCGGTTGTCGGTTTCGATCCCGCTCTCGTCGGTGTCGGCACCTGCCGGTGTCCGCCGAGTGTGACGCCCCGCCGGTACCCGCCGAGTGTGACGCCCCGCCGGTACCCGCCGAGTGTGACGCCAGCCACTCGTGAGGCGTCGAGTGTGACGCGGGACACCCGTGGTGTGGTGACACACCGGACGCGGAACGTGGGGTCGGGAACTCAACGCTTTTCGGGGTTCTCGCGGTAGGCACGGACGATGACGGACCTCGACGAGATCGACCTCGAGTTCACGCAGTTGGGCGAGACCGGCCTCCAGACGAGCGAACTCCAGTTCGGCACCTGGCGGTTCGGCCGCGAGACGGCGGAGGGGAACCTGGAGATCGGCGAGAGCCGCGCCCACGACCTGTTGGACGCCTACGAAGCGGCCGGTGGGCGGTACATCGACACCGCCGACATCTACGGCGGCGGCGACAGCGAGCGGTGGATCGGCGACTGGCTGTCCAGTCGCGACCGCGAGCGGTACACGATCGCCTCGAAGATCTTCTGGCAGATCCGCGACGGCGACCCGAACAGCCGTGGGACGAACCGGAAGACGGTCCGGAACCGGATCGACGCCCTGCTCGAACGACTCGGCACGGACTACGTCGACGTGTTGTACATCCACCGCTGGGACGACCAGACGCCGACCTACGAGCTGATGAAGACGCTGAACGGGCTCGTCGAGGACGGGAAGGTCCACTATCTGGGCACCTCGACGCTGCGCCCGAACGCCTGGAAGGTGGCCCGCGCCAACGAGATCGCCCGCGAGCAGGGGTGGGAACCGTTCACCGTCGCCCAACCGCGGTACAACCTCGTCGACCGCGAGATCGAGGGAGACTACCTAGAGATGACTCGCGAGTACGGCATCGGCGTCTGTCCGTGGAGTCCGCTCGGACAGGGGTTCCTCACCGGCAAGTACGACCGCGAGGACGGGCTGACGGGCGAGTCGCTGGCCGCCGAGTCGCCCCACTTCGCGGACAACTACCTCACGGAGGCGGCCTTCGACACCCACGACGTGCTCGACGCCGTTGCCGACGAGGTGGACGCGACACCGGCACAGGTGGCGCTCGCGTGGCAGATCCACCACGAGGACGTCGCCGCACCCATCGTCGGCGCGCGGACGGTCGAACAGTTGGAGGAGAACCTCGCCGCCGCGACGGTCGACCTCTCGGACGAGCAGGTCGAGCGACTCTCCGAGGCGCACGACGGGCCGTACGCGAACCTCTGAGACGCCAGGTCGACGCGGATCTGGTCGTCACCCCCATCGCTTGCCGTCACGGGCGCCGAACACCGCCGCTGGGTTGAAGACGCCGCGATTCCTCCGGTCGAGTATGGCAGCCGCCGACGATCTGGTCCCCCGGACGACCGCCCGTGGCGGGCGGAGTCCGACCGTCGAGACGGTCGCGGTCGTGGTCGCGGTCTTCCTCCTGCAGGTGCCGTTGACCGCCCTCGGACTACTCGGACTGTTCGTGCTCGATCCCGCGTTCGTCGTCAAGCCGTGGACGTTGCTGACGGCGACGTACGCCCACGCCGGGCCGGGGCACCTGGTCGGGAACCTGGTCCCGCTGTTGTTGTTCGGCTTCGCCGTCGAACGGGTGACCACGCGGTGGCGCTACCACGCGTTCTTCGTCGTCACGGGCGCACTCGCCGGGCTCGCGGAGGTCGTCCTCGGCGGGCTGGTGTCGTTGTCCGCGACTGGTGTGTTGGGTGCCTCGGGCGCCGTCTTCGCGTTGATGGGGTACGCCGTCACCGGCAACGACGCCGCCGGGTGGGCATTGGAGGCGCTCGACTCCGTCACGGACTCGGAGTGGGCGGTGACGACGGTGCTCGTCGCGCTCGCGGTCGTCGTCGCCGTGGCACTGTCCGGCCCCGGCTCCGCGCTGATCGCGCACCTCGTCGGGTTCCTCCTCGGGCTCGGCGCGGGGCGTCTCCGGCTGTTGCACGTCGACCGCCGCGAGTGATCTGTGATCCAACGAACGACGAGTGGCACCGCAGTTCGCGTCCCGTGGGTGTCCGAGCCTCCCGGGAGTGACCTCTCGGAGTCGCGACACCTCGCGAATCTATCACGATAAACCGTTATGTGTGTGGCTCTCTCACGTGGTACCGTACCATGTGTCACCACCGAGACTTCAGCGCGGAGTGGACCCGTGCAGACGACGAGGAGGAGTCGGAGGCTGAGCCGGAGCCGACCGCCGACGTGGACTTCGAGGAAGCCGAGGACGTGGAGATCCTCACCGACGGCGGCGACGAGGACGAGTCCGCCGAGTGACGGCTCGCGGCGCGCCGCCGGTGCTGCGGCGACGAGACGACCCGGTCGTTCGCGTTCTCCGTTCTTCGACCACCCAGTGACCACGCTACCACCAGAGCGAAGTGTGTCCCAGACCTGCCGCGAGACGTGACCAACGACACCGGAGACGAGGCGACGGACCGCGTCGTCGCCCGCGAGATCACGCCGGGCGAGCCGCCCGAGTTCGGACTCGTCCAGGCCTGGTGGGGCGACGGGAAGGGGAAGACGACAGCCGCGCTCGGGATGGGCGTGCGCGCGGCAGGCCACGGCTACCGCGTCCACCTGCTCCAGTTCATGAAGGGTGGCACCGGGACCGTCGAGGACGTGCGCGGGGAGTACAACGCCATCGCCGCGCTGCCGGGGATCAGCTACGAGAACAGCGGTCACTACGGCTGGCACGGCTTCCTCGACGGGTCGGACGACGACGAACACGAGGCTCGCGCGGCGGGTGCACTCGCACGAGCGGAGGAACTGCTGGCGGCCAGCGAGGCCGTCGACGGGAGCCTCCCGCTGGACGCCCCCGCCGAGGACGGGCTCCACATGTTGATCCTCGACGAGATCCTCTACGCCGCCAACCGCGGGCTGGTCGAGCCGGCGGACGTGATCGAGCTGATCGAGTCGAAACCCGACGGTCTCGAACTCGTCCTCACCGGCGGCCACGAGGAGCCGACGTACCTCGCGGACCACGCCGACCTCGTGAGCGAAGTCCGGAAACACGACCACCCGATCGACGCCGGGCAGGGCGCACGCAAGGGGACGGAGTTCTGAGGCGTCGAGTCCCGTCGAGCGACCGTCGCGGTTCAAGGAGGCGATCCACACCGCGACCGAAGCGATCAATCCTCGCGCCCTCCGACCGAGAGCCGTGACACGGACCGCCGTCCTGTTGGCCGCCGGGAGCACGCGCGTCGCCGAGATCGAGGGGATCACCGCCGCGGGCGCAGACCCGAGTGTCCGCGCCCACACACCCGCGGCCGACGCCGAGATCCTGACGTACGGCGGCGTCGCCGGCGCGCCGGTCGTCCCCGTGAGTCCGTCGGGGACGCCGACGCCCGCCGTCCTCTCGCGTGGCGCACTGGAGGCGCTGTGGGCGAGTCGAGGCGCCGAGAACGGTGAGTCGAGCGACGGCGGAGAACGGGCTGGCACGTACGTCGCGACGCCGACGGTCCTCGACGCAGGACTGCCCGAACCCACCACCGCGCCGACGGTGTCGCTCGACGCCGCTCCCGGTGACGACCCGCGGGACGACCTGGCGGTGCCCGACGCAGCCGCGATCCGGGACCGTGCGACGACGCTCGCCGAGTCGCTGCCGGTCGACCGACTCGTGATCGGCGAGACGATCCCGGGTGGGACGACGACGGCGAAGGCGGTGCTCGCGGCGCTGGGCGAGCGCGCGGCGGTCTCCTCGTCGCTCCCGGAGAACCCGACGGGACTGAAACGGCGAGTGGTCGCCGACGCGCTCGACGTGCGCGGGCTCTCGCGAGGGGCCGCGGCCGACGACCCCGAGCGTGCTGTCGCGGCCGTCGGCGACCCCGTACTGGCCGCCGTCTGGGGGCTCGTCCGCGGTGCCGTCGCGGGCGACACGCGGGTGGTGCTCGGCGGCGGGACGCAACTGGCGGCCGCCGCCGCACTCGCCCGCCACGACGGGATCACCGCGGACCTGGAGCTGGCGACCACGTCGTTCATCGCAGCCGACGACTCCGCCGCGATCCGGGAGTTGGCCGCGGACCTGGATCTGGCCCTCCGCGTGACCGACCCCGGGTTCGACGCGCGGCCGGACCACCCGGCGACGAGCGGCTACCTCGCTGGGGAGGCGAAGGAGGGGGTCTGTGCCGGTGGCACGCTCGCACTCGCGAGCGAGGCGGGCGTCGGCACCGACCGGCTCCGGCAGTCGATCCTCGGCGTGTACGACCGCGTCGTCGAGTGATCCCGGCGCGAGGGTTCGGTGTCGCGAGTCGCTCGCCGTCGAGTCACGTCCGGCTCGGCGTCCACGAGCCGGCAACACTTTCAGGGTGCCGGCGAGACCGTACGTGTGGATTCTGACGAGGTCCGGCGCGAGTGGGCGGACCGATCCGGAGCGTACTCTCCGGACTTCTACGCCTACCGTGGGCCGGACGCGACGAGCGAGTGGGTGCGCGAGCGACTGCTCGAGCACGTGGACCGCGACGCACGAGTGTTGGAACTGGGGTGTAGCGCCGGACGGCACCTCGCACACCTCCACGCGGACGGGTTCGAGTCACTGTCCGGGGTCGAAGTGAACCCGGACGCCGTGGACGTGATGGCCGAGGAGTACCCGGAGACCGCCGACGCGGCGACGATCCACGTCGACGCCGTCGAGGACGTGATCGAGTCCGTCCCGGACGACGCCTTCGACGCCGTCTACTCCGTCGAGGCGCTCCAGCACGTCCACCCGGACGCGGCGTGGGTGTTCGACGAGATCGTCCGCGTCACCGAGACGGTTCTGTGTACGGTCGAGAACGAGGGGCAGGCGGACTACTCCGAGGGTGCTCCCGGAGAGGTCACGCGCGTCGACGGCGAGATCCCGCTGTTCTTCCGCGACTGGGGTGCGGTGTTCCGCGAGCGTGGCTGCACCGAACTCCGCGAGCCCGAGACGGTGAACGATCGCGACACGGCGCGCGTGTTCGGGGTCTGACCGGCCGGTCGAGTGGGTGGCGGCGGACGAGCGACCCTCGAGTCGTCGTACTCGACGAGTGAATCCCAGTCGTGGTGTCTCACTCGTCGAGCGAGAACGGCTGCCAGCCGTTCGGCTGGTTCGGGAGTCCGCGGACGCGAACCTCGCCGTCGGCGTCCGCCGGCACGTCGGCGTCGGGCTCCCGGACCTCGATCCGGCCGTCCGCGACCTGGCTGAACGTGTTCACCGTCTTCTGTTCGTGTGTCGTCGGGTCGATGGCGAAGATCCCCAGTCCACCGGCGCTGTCGATCCGCCCGGAGAGCGTCTGAGCGAACCGGAACAGCGACCGCATGTCGACGTACATCGACAGCGAGGAGAGGCTGATCAACCCCGTCCGGACGCGGCCACCCTCCATCGCGCCGTAGAGTGACTCGTACAACGCCGAGAACTTCATCCCGATCCCGGTGAGGTCGCTCTGCGTGGAGACCGCCTTCACCTGCGGGTCCGAGCGGTACTCGTCCAAGTCCTGGCCGGAACAGTCGATCACGCCGGTGCGGTCCGCCGCGAACCCGGGTTCCAGCCGCTCGCAGGCGGTCAGGAGCTTCTCGCAGGTCATGTTCGTCGAGACGAACAGCATCCCTTCTCGGGGGTCCGTGTCGCTCCCGGCGGTCACCAGCGACGTCGCCAGGTCCTCGGAGCGACTCAACGCCGGCCCGGCGACCAGCACCGTCGACCCCGGCGCGATCGGCTCGATCGGGAGGTGGTCGGGGAACACGTACCCCGCCGGCTCCCCGCTCGCGTCGTCGGCGCTCACGGCACACCTCCGTCCGTCGCGGCCGGCGCGTCCACCCGCGAGTGGAGTTCGAGGAGGTCGACCGCCACCGCCGCCAGATCCGCGAGGTACGCCTCGTCGTCGGCGTCGAACTCGCGTGGCACCTCGTCGTACACGCACAGCGGGCCGATGCGGAGCCCGGCGCTCGTCACGAGGTTGGCACCCATGTACGAGCGGATCCCCATGTCGATCAGCGTCTCCGAGCGCGTCTCGAAGCGCGGGTCGTCGGTCACGTCGGGGACGGTCATCACGTCGTCGTCTTCGAGGATGGTGAACGTACAGATGGAGTCTTCGCGGTCCATACTCTCCCACTCGGTGGCCCCGCCGTGACAGGCGAGGAAGTCCTGGCTGTGTTCGTTGATGATGTTGATCGACGCGCGCGACACGTCGAAGTGCGTGGCCGCGAGGTCCGTGATCCGGTCCAGCGAGTCGATCAGCGCCTCGTCCGCGAGGTCGTACGACCGCAGCGCCGCGAGGCGTTCGTCCTCGTTCTGGGGGAGCGGGTACGACGCCTGCACGCGTGTCTCGACGGTCGTCCGGATCAGCCGCGCCAGCCGGTCGGCGCCGAACAGGGAGTCTTTCCCGACGTACTCCGTGATCGTCCCCCGGATCGCCGTGGTGTCGATGGTGTCCGGGTCCGTGTCGGTGTAGAGGACACAGCCCGCGTCCGGACTGGCGTCTTTCGCGGCGTCGATCACGTCGAAGCCGGAGCCGTCCGGGAGGTCGTACTCCGTGACGACGGCCGCGACGGGCTCGTCGAGTGCGGCCTCCGCCTCGGCGACCCCGTCGGCCGTCTCGACCGTCGGGTCGAGGTCCGACAGCTCCGTGCGGAGTTCCGCCGCGGTGTCCGCGCGTGCCTCCGTGTCTGGGTCGACACAGAGGATTCGGTGTGTCAGCATTCGTCTCGGTTCCCCCTTCGGGCCCGGTGGTTTGTACGTGCCGCCCGCGCTATCAGCGACGAGAACGCCTCGCCGCGACGGGCGGTCGACGGCGGACGGCCGACGCCGGGTGGGTCGTGGCACCCACCGCTCACCCGGCGAGGCTTCCGACTCGTACCGACTGGATTCCACCCGACACCTCTCGGGTTTCTCCCGAGTGGTACATAGTCGATCCGAGTCGACATGGTCAGATTGAGGTGAGGGCCTCCCGAGGCGACACCCGTGCGACGGAGACACCTCTTGGCGGCACTCGGAGCGGGGAGTACTGCGGCGGTCGGTCGCGCGGCGGCGGCCGACGACGGAGAGCCAACCGAGCGGGCGGTCACACGGGAGTCGCGTGCGACGGTCGACACGGCGACCGGCCGGATCGACCCGTTGGCGTTCGACTCGACGTGTAGTCTCTTGGACGCCGACGAGGAGCCGGTCACCGGCGATCCAGAGTACGTCGTCGCGACGGCCGAGTCGACGGCGTTCAACGAGGACGCGAACGGTGACGACTCCGACCTGTTCACGCCGTACCCGGACGACACGGATATTCCGTTGGTCGCGGCGGCGGACGGGGTCGTCGCGGTCGGTGCGGTGTTCCTGCAGGACGGGACCGGCTTCCGAGACGCGGGCAACGAGGAGTTCGTCGCGAACGTCCTCGACGAGGAGGCCGGCACCGGCACCGTGTTGTGGGACGAGGGCCACGGCCAGTTCTTCGACACGTCGAAACACCTCGCGTTCACCGGGTACGTCGAGAACGAGGGGTACGACGTGGTCGGGACGGAGTCGCTGGCGGCGGATCTCGACGGCGACGACGTGACCGCGGCGGTCGTCACCACGCCGGCGGAGTCGTTCACGGACGCGGAGTTGGACGCGGTGGCGTCGTTCGTCGCCGACGGCGGGACGCTGTTGTTGTTCGGCCAGTCCGACTTCGGCGGGTTCAACCAGCCGGCGAACCTCAACGAGGTCTGTGTG
This window encodes:
- a CDS encoding nicotinate-nucleotide--dimethylbenzimidazole phosphoribosyltransferase, with amino-acid sequence MTRTAVLLAAGSTRVAEIEGITAAGADPSVRAHTPAADAEILTYGGVAGAPVVPVSPSGTPTPAVLSRGALEALWASRGAENGESSDGGERAGTYVATPTVLDAGLPEPTTAPTVSLDAAPGDDPRDDLAVPDAAAIRDRATTLAESLPVDRLVIGETIPGGTTTAKAVLAALGERAAVSSSLPENPTGLKRRVVADALDVRGLSRGAAADDPERAVAAVGDPVLAAVWGLVRGAVAGDTRVVLGGGTQLAAAAALARHDGITADLELATTSFIAADDSAAIRELAADLDLALRVTDPGFDARPDHPATSGYLAGEAKEGVCAGGTLALASEAGVGTDRLRQSILGVYDRVVE
- a CDS encoding pyridoxal-phosphate dependent enzyme; the protein is MSEESVATHQHPVGEPETTFPLEPPLTAGDPRAEGESDQRALSVGYDYDAVDPALFDRPIGTGIDRWAPLLPPLAGPGLDAGGTPLVEVPEVGSWAGLDGTLYVKDESRNPTWSHKDRLNRVVTSAAVRADADGIVVASTGNHGASAAAHAARAGLDRVVFTVPGTPPAMEAFVRSYDAAVFQVGEHDQLVRFVDALAERGFHPATSRTRVHTGHPYGPEGYKTIAYETVGQLGGVPAAVAAPTAFAELLYGVWKGFRELAALGVVETTPQMIACEPATQAALSAAREREQPLVEIDAGPSEAHSIGGSRSTHRGYLTLEESDGLAVPVPEATTTEAQERLGESGFWQEFSAAAGVAGLRELGATFDGPVVALACSSGYKDGVDWSAPTLAPDAVVADVVDRAEAEYGVSIGSSSADR
- a CDS encoding rhomboid family intramembrane serine protease gives rise to the protein MAAADDLVPRTTARGGRSPTVETVAVVVAVFLLQVPLTALGLLGLFVLDPAFVVKPWTLLTATYAHAGPGHLVGNLVPLLLFGFAVERVTTRWRYHAFFVVTGALAGLAEVVLGGLVSLSATGVLGASGAVFALMGYAVTGNDAAGWALEALDSVTDSEWAVTTVLVALAVVVAVALSGPGSALIAHLVGFLLGLGAGRLRLLHVDRRE
- a CDS encoding class I SAM-dependent methyltransferase → MDSDEVRREWADRSGAYSPDFYAYRGPDATSEWVRERLLEHVDRDARVLELGCSAGRHLAHLHADGFESLSGVEVNPDAVDVMAEEYPETADAATIHVDAVEDVIESVPDDAFDAVYSVEALQHVHPDAAWVFDEIVRVTETVLCTVENEGQADYSEGAPGEVTRVDGEIPLFFRDWGAVFRERGCTELREPETVNDRDTARVFGV
- a CDS encoding aldo/keto reductase, which gives rise to MTDLDEIDLEFTQLGETGLQTSELQFGTWRFGRETAEGNLEIGESRAHDLLDAYEAAGGRYIDTADIYGGGDSERWIGDWLSSRDRERYTIASKIFWQIRDGDPNSRGTNRKTVRNRIDALLERLGTDYVDVLYIHRWDDQTPTYELMKTLNGLVEDGKVHYLGTSTLRPNAWKVARANEIAREQGWEPFTVAQPRYNLVDREIEGDYLEMTREYGIGVCPWSPLGQGFLTGKYDREDGLTGESLAAESPHFADNYLTEAAFDTHDVLDAVADEVDATPAQVALAWQIHHEDVAAPIVGARTVEQLEENLAAATVDLSDEQVERLSEAHDGPYANL
- a CDS encoding GAF domain-containing protein; translation: MLTHRILCVDPDTEARADTAAELRTELSDLDPTVETADGVAEAEAALDEPVAAVVTEYDLPDGSGFDVIDAAKDASPDAGCVLYTDTDPDTIDTTAIRGTITEYVGKDSLFGADRLARLIRTTVETRVQASYPLPQNEDERLAALRSYDLADEALIDSLDRITDLAATHFDVSRASINIINEHSQDFLACHGGATEWESMDREDSICTFTILEDDDVMTVPDVTDDPRFETRSETLIDMGIRSYMGANLVTSAGLRIGPLCVYDEVPREFDADDEAYLADLAAVAVDLLELHSRVDAPAATDGGVP
- a CDS encoding cob(I)yrinic acid a,c-diamide adenosyltransferase, translated to MTNDTGDEATDRVVAREITPGEPPEFGLVQAWWGDGKGKTTAALGMGVRAAGHGYRVHLLQFMKGGTGTVEDVRGEYNAIAALPGISYENSGHYGWHGFLDGSDDDEHEARAAGALARAEELLAASEAVDGSLPLDAPAEDGLHMLILDEILYAANRGLVEPADVIELIESKPDGLELVLTGGHEEPTYLADHADLVSEVRKHDHPIDAGQGARKGTEF
- a CDS encoding DNA-3-methyladenine glycosylase; the encoded protein is METGVVPLAEIDGPFDLQATVESGQTYLWDRADGNMYEEPAARGGDHWYETVVRPFAPPGDDEPLVPEPAVVRVRQVGDADDPDARLEWESNCDAERLLTHLLRLDDDLDAILDATPDLPLLADAYDAFHGMRLVRDPPFPCLISFICSAQMRVSRIHGMQMRLAESFGDPITFDGETYHAFPTPEQLAARTEDELRDLSLGYRAPYVQRTAELVADGEAHPATAATMAYEDAREYLTQFVGVGEKVSDCVLLFSLGFLEAVPLDTWIRTAIGDYFPECDRGTYTDTSRAIREQFGGEYAGYAQTYVFFYLRTRE